From a region of the Rhodococcus sp. 4CII genome:
- a CDS encoding carbohydrate ABC transporter permease, translated as MFVEVPPTTSTGSAGTAKRPARVVQIKRSLAPYLYLLPAAVLLVVWIYKPLGETVALSFYRWNMVPTSPKVPVGMDNYVRVLALPELHQALRNTIVYVLAFMVFSLLLPMVVALLSNRVAGRWKTLYQALIFVPFLITPVAGSAIWRWLFNPEGGTIPRVAATLGFELGNVFREPGLAMLGVVLIVGWQMLGFGVLVVSAGLAGINPDYASAAALDGASQSTITRRITLPLLSPTLAFLGLMTILLGAQWAYPIIDIVTQGGPSGASTNIYYLLYEFGFQNFDAGLSASAGTLFFLGFGLIAVVFVRVSDRLSFYDN; from the coding sequence ATGTTCGTCGAAGTTCCGCCCACGACGTCCACCGGGAGTGCCGGCACGGCGAAGCGTCCGGCGCGGGTCGTGCAGATCAAGCGCAGCCTGGCGCCGTACCTGTATCTCCTGCCCGCCGCGGTGCTGCTCGTCGTGTGGATCTACAAACCGCTGGGGGAGACCGTCGCGCTGTCGTTCTACCGGTGGAACATGGTGCCCACCAGCCCGAAAGTGCCGGTGGGAATGGACAACTACGTTCGGGTGCTGGCGTTGCCCGAACTCCACCAGGCGCTGCGGAACACGATCGTGTACGTCCTCGCGTTCATGGTGTTCTCGCTGCTGCTGCCGATGGTCGTCGCGTTGCTGTCGAATCGGGTCGCCGGGCGCTGGAAGACGCTGTACCAGGCGTTGATCTTCGTTCCGTTTCTCATCACTCCGGTGGCGGGCAGCGCGATCTGGCGCTGGTTGTTCAACCCCGAGGGCGGCACGATTCCTCGGGTGGCCGCGACCCTCGGGTTCGAACTGGGCAACGTGTTCCGGGAACCCGGCCTGGCGATGCTCGGGGTGGTGCTGATCGTCGGATGGCAGATGCTCGGGTTCGGCGTGCTCGTCGTTTCCGCCGGACTGGCAGGGATCAACCCCGATTACGCGTCGGCTGCGGCGCTCGACGGCGCTTCGCAGTCGACCATCACCCGCAGGATCACGCTGCCGCTGCTGTCACCGACGCTGGCGTTCCTCGGGCTCATGACGATCCTGCTGGGCGCGCAGTGGGCGTACCCGATCATCGACATCGTCACCCAGGGCGGCCCGAGCGGCGCCTCCACCAACATCTACTACCTGCTGTACGAGTTCGGATTCCAGAATTTCGATGCCGGACTGTCGGCATCGGCCGGGACCCTGTTCTTCCTGGGTTTCGGGCTGATCGCCGTCGTGTTCGTCCGCGTGTCGGACCGACTGAGCTTCTACGACAACTAG
- a CDS encoding sigma-70 family RNA polymerase sigma factor, producing the protein MARRGADRSAGDLDDDTVLRAAYDDHGGELFALAYRSLGDRGRAEEAVQETFLRAWRGADRYDPERSTLRTWLYAICRNVVIDASRARASRPQVVGSDLPDLPVDERPLEQLLVGLQVEEALQRLSEQHRVVLVEVHLRDRSTAEVAAQLGIPVGTVRSRVYYGLKALGLVLEEMGWHHDQ; encoded by the coding sequence ATGGCGCGCAGAGGTGCGGACAGGTCCGCGGGCGACTTGGACGACGACACGGTGCTGCGGGCCGCGTACGACGACCACGGCGGGGAACTGTTCGCCCTCGCCTACCGCTCACTCGGCGACCGGGGCCGCGCCGAAGAAGCGGTGCAGGAGACGTTTCTCCGTGCCTGGCGAGGCGCCGACCGGTACGACCCAGAGCGATCCACGCTGCGCACCTGGTTGTACGCGATCTGCCGCAATGTGGTGATCGACGCGTCCCGGGCCCGGGCGTCCCGGCCGCAGGTGGTCGGCTCCGATTTACCGGACCTACCCGTCGACGAGCGGCCCCTCGAACAACTACTGGTGGGGCTGCAGGTGGAGGAGGCGCTCCAGCGGCTGTCGGAGCAGCACCGCGTCGTACTCGTCGAGGTTCATCTGCGCGACCGGTCCACCGCCGAGGTGGCGGCGCAACTCGGAATCCCGGTGGGCACGGTGCGCAGCCGCGTGTACTACGGGCTCAAGGCACTCGGTCTCGTACTGGAAGAAATGGGGTGGCACCATGACCAGTGA
- a CDS encoding cytochrome b, with product MNADPTTPPRFALTSRLLHWGMAVMVVAQLFLGVAMVASLDAYHLLRTVHMPLGFAILVLVVVRIGNRLRHPPPPFPTTMRPLERRVATASEYLLYALLVIQPLTGWAMLSAGGYPIAPYGPLHLPGIAPHDPGLYALLRQSHTALAYLLFAAFTAHMCAVVFHTLALRDRTLDRMALWRGRRERDDRIRVE from the coding sequence ATGAACGCTGACCCGACCACCCCTCCGCGGTTCGCGCTCACCTCACGGTTGCTGCACTGGGGCATGGCGGTAATGGTCGTCGCCCAACTGTTCCTCGGCGTCGCCATGGTGGCCTCACTCGACGCCTACCATCTGTTGCGGACCGTGCACATGCCGCTCGGCTTCGCGATCCTCGTTCTCGTCGTCGTCCGGATCGGGAACCGACTCCGCCACCCGCCGCCGCCGTTCCCCACCACCATGCGACCGCTCGAACGTCGCGTGGCGACGGCATCGGAATACCTGCTCTACGCGCTGCTGGTGATCCAGCCGCTCACCGGATGGGCCATGCTGTCCGCAGGCGGATATCCGATCGCCCCCTACGGGCCGCTCCACCTCCCCGGGATCGCCCCCCACGATCCCGGCCTGTACGCCCTGCTCCGACAGTCCCACACCGCTCTCGCCTACCTGTTGTTCGCAGCCTTCACCGCCCACATGTGTGCGGTCGTCTTCCACACCCTGGCCCTGCGCGACCGAACACTCGACCGGATGGCGTTGTGGCGCGGGCGACGCGAACGTGACGACAGGATCAGAGTGGAGTGA
- a CDS encoding APC family permease, producing the protein MVALVRVVRRLALGRPLRSDDLGEQLLTKRLALPIFASDPLSSVAYATQEILLILSLGGFAYLYLTPYLAVGVVVLLAVVALSYRQVVYAYPSGGGSYEVASKNLGPSAGLTVASALLIDYVMTVAVSVSAGVDNLISAVPALNTHRVALAVAFVVLLTVMNLRGIRESGTAFAFPTYGFIAGVMILIVTGFVRVAAGSTPVAESAGYTIEPELSGLTGLALVFFALRAFSSGCTALTGVEAISNGVPAFRKPKSANAARTLMAMAVTAIVMFSGITALAIVTKVHVAVQTCDLIGFAGNCETDPQRTVIAQIAAAVFGGTTNIGFFYVQAATVLILVLAANTAYNGFPLLASVLGRDRYLPVQLNTRGDRLAFSNGIVLLAVTAGGLIVLFHASVTHLIQLYILGVFTSFTLSQAGMVRHWNRVLATESDSRERRKIRARRALNGTGAALTGTVLIIVTITKFTEGAYLVVIAMPILFFLMRGVRRHYDGIAALLVVDEDSFTLPSQVHTIVLVSVLNKPTARALAYARATNPTTLEAVTVLGADTAQLQREWEKYEVPVPLKVLESPYREVTRPILGYVKSVRKRSPDGVVTIFIPEYVVGRWWEHLLHNQNALRLKGRLLFTSGVMVTSVPWLLDSATRAGAPIGKPAPGDIRRGLPPAAEISGRSTSGTP; encoded by the coding sequence GTGGTGGCTCTCGTGCGGGTGGTCCGGCGGCTGGCTCTGGGACGCCCGCTGCGCAGCGACGACCTCGGTGAGCAGTTGCTGACCAAGCGCCTGGCGCTGCCGATCTTCGCGTCCGACCCGCTGTCGTCCGTGGCGTATGCGACGCAGGAGATCCTGCTGATCCTGTCCCTGGGCGGGTTCGCCTACCTCTACCTCACGCCGTATCTGGCGGTCGGGGTGGTCGTGCTTCTCGCCGTGGTCGCCCTCTCGTACCGGCAGGTGGTGTACGCCTATCCCAGCGGGGGCGGCTCGTACGAGGTGGCGTCCAAGAATCTCGGTCCGTCCGCCGGCCTGACGGTGGCGTCGGCGCTGCTCATCGATTACGTGATGACGGTGGCCGTGTCGGTGTCGGCCGGCGTCGACAATCTCATCTCCGCGGTGCCCGCACTGAACACGCACCGGGTGGCGCTGGCCGTGGCGTTTGTCGTGTTGCTGACGGTCATGAACCTGCGCGGGATCCGTGAATCGGGGACGGCGTTCGCGTTCCCGACGTACGGGTTCATCGCCGGTGTGATGATCCTGATCGTGACGGGGTTCGTGCGCGTCGCAGCCGGATCGACGCCCGTCGCCGAAAGTGCCGGGTACACCATCGAACCGGAACTGTCCGGGCTGACCGGTCTGGCTCTCGTGTTCTTCGCACTGCGCGCGTTCTCGTCCGGATGCACGGCGCTGACGGGAGTCGAGGCGATCTCCAACGGGGTGCCGGCGTTCCGTAAACCCAAGAGCGCCAACGCCGCGCGGACGCTCATGGCGATGGCGGTGACGGCGATCGTGATGTTCTCGGGCATCACGGCCCTCGCGATCGTCACCAAGGTGCACGTCGCGGTGCAGACGTGCGATCTGATCGGATTCGCCGGGAACTGCGAGACCGACCCGCAGCGCACCGTGATCGCCCAGATCGCGGCAGCGGTGTTCGGCGGCACCACCAACATCGGCTTCTTCTACGTCCAGGCCGCGACCGTGCTGATCCTCGTGCTCGCCGCGAACACCGCCTACAACGGTTTCCCGCTGCTCGCCTCGGTGCTCGGCCGCGACCGTTACCTTCCCGTGCAGCTCAACACGCGCGGCGACAGGCTGGCGTTCAGCAACGGCATCGTGCTCCTCGCCGTGACGGCGGGCGGGTTGATCGTGCTGTTCCACGCGTCCGTCACCCATCTGATCCAGCTGTACATCCTCGGGGTGTTCACGTCGTTCACCCTCAGCCAGGCGGGCATGGTCCGGCACTGGAACCGGGTGCTGGCAACCGAATCCGACAGCCGGGAACGCCGCAAGATCCGGGCACGGCGGGCTTTGAACGGCACCGGCGCCGCCCTCACCGGCACCGTCCTGATCATCGTCACGATCACGAAGTTCACCGAGGGCGCCTACCTGGTGGTCATCGCGATGCCGATCCTGTTCTTCCTGATGCGCGGGGTACGGCGGCACTACGACGGGATCGCGGCGCTCCTCGTCGTCGACGAGGACAGCTTCACCCTCCCCTCGCAGGTACACACCATCGTGCTGGTGTCGGTGCTCAACAAGCCCACCGCCCGGGCCCTGGCCTACGCCCGCGCCACCAATCCGACCACGCTCGAGGCCGTCACCGTGCTGGGCGCCGATACCGCACAGCTGCAACGGGAGTGGGAGAAGTACGAGGTTCCGGTGCCGCTGAAGGTTCTCGAATCGCCGTACCGCGAAGTCACCCGGCCCATCCTCGGGTACGTGAAGTCGGTCCGGAAGCGGAGCCCGGACGGCGTCGTCACCATCTTCATTCCCGAGTACGTGGTGGGCCGCTGGTGGGAACACCTACTGCACAACCAGAATGCGCTGCGCCTCAAAGGACGGTTGCTGTTCACCTCCGGTGTGATGGTCACGAGCGTGCCCTGGCTGCTGGATTCCGCCACCCGTGCCGGGGCACCGATCGGCAAGCCGGCACCGGGCGACATCCGGCGCGGGCTCCCACCGGCCGCCGAGATCAGCGGAAGGTCGACTTCAGGTACTCCGTGA
- a CDS encoding phosphodiesterase: MSRYGEPDHYILHVSDTHFVTDGDLLYDAVDSDANLTRLFDRLEKAGRRPEAIVFTGDLADKGEPEAYVRLRRIVEPAAERLGAKVIWVMGNHDARPAFRSGLLDDEPTEDAVDAVVDVNGLRIIVLDSTVPGFHHGLVSDEQLDWLTGVLAEPAPHGTLLALHHPPVPGLLDAMSSVELKEQHRLEEVLAGTDVRGILAGHLHFSTTCTFAGIPVSVASATCYTQDLLVDAGSIRGQNGAQGFNMVHVYRDRVLHTVVPLDVSPVVYEMTADEIRQSIAQLAAPGV, from the coding sequence ATGTCCCGATACGGCGAACCGGATCACTACATTCTGCACGTCAGTGACACCCACTTCGTCACCGACGGTGACCTGCTGTACGACGCGGTCGACAGCGACGCCAACCTCACGCGCCTGTTCGACCGGCTCGAGAAGGCGGGTCGGCGGCCCGAGGCCATCGTGTTCACCGGTGACCTCGCCGACAAGGGCGAGCCCGAGGCCTACGTTCGTCTGCGCCGGATCGTCGAACCGGCCGCCGAGCGCCTCGGCGCGAAGGTGATCTGGGTAATGGGTAACCACGACGCCCGGCCGGCCTTCCGGAGCGGTCTGCTCGACGACGAGCCCACCGAGGACGCGGTCGACGCGGTCGTCGACGTCAACGGACTGCGGATCATCGTGCTGGACAGTACGGTTCCGGGATTCCATCACGGGCTGGTCAGCGACGAGCAACTCGACTGGCTGACCGGCGTCCTGGCCGAACCCGCACCGCACGGCACGCTGCTCGCCCTGCACCACCCGCCCGTGCCCGGTCTGCTCGACGCCATGTCTTCGGTGGAACTGAAGGAACAGCACCGGCTCGAGGAGGTGCTCGCGGGCACCGACGTCCGCGGAATCCTCGCGGGCCACCTGCACTTCTCCACGACGTGCACGTTCGCTGGCATCCCGGTGTCGGTCGCGTCGGCCACCTGCTACACGCAGGATCTGCTCGTCGACGCGGGCAGCATCCGTGGCCAGAACGGCGCCCAGGGTTTCAACATGGTGCACGTCTACCGCGACCGTGTGCTGCACACGGTGGTCCCGCTCGACGTGTCCCCGGTGGTGTACGAGATGACGGCGGACGAGATCCGGCAGTCGATCGCACAACTCGCGGCGCCCGGCGTCTGA
- a CDS encoding carbohydrate ABC transporter permease, with protein MAFALVEAPARTAAAVPDRDPGDAPVATRSVGRVATGHVVLAAVTVFSIFPVYWMFATAFRRPEDSLSVSPVPSPFSLDNFRYVWETIPMASMLVNTFVMAAAMSVSQLLVAILAAYAFARWTFFGKQLLFLLFVGSWLVPFQVTMIPNYLLISQMGLLNTVAGIVIPNLCSAFGVLLMRQHMEAFPRELLDASQIDGQNSWSTLWKVVLPNMRPALAALGIMLFISAWNEYLWPSLIMRQSNAVVQIGIRGFLGAEGNNWGAVMAASGLACLPIFLIYLFLQRYVRDAFVRSGLK; from the coding sequence ATGGCATTTGCACTCGTCGAGGCGCCGGCCCGCACGGCCGCCGCAGTCCCGGACCGCGATCCCGGAGACGCCCCGGTCGCCACCCGGTCCGTCGGCCGGGTGGCGACCGGACACGTGGTACTCGCCGCGGTCACCGTGTTCAGCATCTTCCCGGTGTACTGGATGTTCGCGACCGCGTTCCGCCGTCCCGAGGACTCGCTGTCCGTCAGCCCCGTGCCGTCCCCGTTCAGCCTCGACAACTTCCGTTACGTGTGGGAGACCATCCCGATGGCGTCGATGCTGGTGAACACGTTCGTCATGGCGGCGGCGATGTCGGTCAGCCAGCTTCTCGTCGCGATCCTCGCCGCCTACGCGTTCGCCCGGTGGACCTTCTTCGGGAAGCAGCTGCTATTCCTGCTGTTCGTCGGCTCGTGGCTGGTGCCGTTCCAGGTCACGATGATTCCGAATTATCTCCTCATCTCACAGATGGGTCTGCTGAACACCGTTGCCGGGATCGTGATCCCGAACCTGTGTTCGGCGTTCGGCGTCCTGCTCATGCGCCAGCACATGGAGGCGTTCCCGCGGGAGTTGCTGGACGCGTCGCAGATCGACGGCCAGAACTCGTGGTCGACGTTGTGGAAGGTGGTCCTGCCCAACATGCGGCCTGCCCTCGCGGCCCTGGGAATCATGCTGTTCATCTCGGCGTGGAACGAATACCTGTGGCCGTCGCTGATCATGCGGCAGTCGAACGCGGTCGTCCAGATCGGAATCCGCGGATTCCTCGGTGCGGAGGGCAACAACTGGGGCGCCGTGATGGCGGCGTCCGGCCTCGCCTGCCTGCCCATCTTCCTGATCTACCTGTTCCTCCAGCGCTACGTGCGCGACGCATTCGTCCGGTCGGGTCTCAAATAG
- a CDS encoding ABC transporter permease: MSTSLANPGVGLAVLCTVMVVCAAVIYGVTHLGSPLVVPSAAIRGAVQLAAVSLILAAALAHLWSSILVLVVMFAAAVATSSRRARAGWSAGWLALSLAAGVGIVLPMMLLSGVVPLQGVALVPIGGIVLGGAMTATSLAARRGLDAVELRWGEVEAGLSLGLSVRDARMEVVRSASSDALLPGLDQTRTVGLVTLPGAFVGVLLASGSAVQAGAVQILVLVGLLLAQTSAVAVTIELVAREAVHRPRHHAART, translated from the coding sequence GTGAGTACCTCGTTGGCGAATCCCGGTGTCGGGCTGGCTGTGCTGTGCACGGTCATGGTCGTGTGCGCGGCGGTGATCTACGGCGTCACCCATCTCGGCAGCCCGCTGGTGGTGCCGAGTGCTGCGATTCGGGGCGCCGTCCAGCTCGCGGCGGTGTCGTTGATCCTGGCCGCCGCTCTCGCACACCTGTGGTCGTCGATCCTCGTGCTGGTGGTCATGTTCGCGGCGGCCGTGGCGACGTCGTCCCGGCGTGCGCGGGCCGGGTGGTCCGCCGGGTGGCTGGCCCTGTCGCTCGCGGCGGGAGTGGGCATCGTGCTACCGATGATGCTGCTCAGCGGAGTGGTTCCGCTCCAAGGGGTTGCCCTCGTTCCGATCGGCGGCATCGTGCTCGGTGGCGCGATGACCGCGACGTCGCTCGCGGCGAGACGCGGTCTCGATGCGGTCGAGCTGCGGTGGGGTGAGGTGGAAGCGGGGCTGAGCCTCGGACTCTCCGTGCGCGACGCCCGCATGGAGGTGGTGCGGTCCGCTTCCTCGGATGCGTTGCTGCCCGGGCTGGATCAGACCCGGACCGTCGGGCTGGTCACCTTGCCCGGTGCGTTCGTCGGGGTGCTGCTCGCGAGCGGGTCCGCGGTTCAGGCCGGCGCCGTCCAGATCCTCGTTCTCGTCGGGCTGCTGCTGGCGCAGACGAGCGCGGTGGCGGTGACCATCGAACTGGTGGCCCGGGAAGCCGTCCACCGGCCGCGGCATCACGCCGCGCGCACGTGA
- a CDS encoding metallophosphoesterase, with protein sequence MKIVQISDTHLSARGGRTQENFDRIVEYVNDHVRPDLIVHSGDIVIIHPDDADDRAHARELMRRFDAPVLVVPGNHDVGEPGAAPWKGIGVSEERVAEFEAVWGPDHWRRDVDGWTVLGLNSELFGSGLDREAAQWRWIERSVADVSGRPVIVFLHKPIWSALDEPVGHAVDIGESRTRLLALLDQVSLAAVGSGHLHCYRQTLRGEAVEVWAPATGFVGDVDDTVPGTLPQLGIVEYHCEDERVRAYYRSVPGLDDVTATSVPEVTEAIAALDAGAVS encoded by the coding sequence ATGAAGATCGTCCAGATCAGCGACACGCACCTCTCGGCACGCGGGGGGCGCACCCAGGAGAATTTCGATCGCATCGTCGAGTACGTGAACGATCACGTCCGTCCCGATCTGATCGTGCATTCCGGCGACATCGTCATCATCCATCCCGACGATGCCGACGACCGTGCACACGCCCGCGAACTGATGCGGCGATTCGACGCCCCCGTGCTCGTCGTGCCCGGCAACCACGATGTCGGGGAACCGGGGGCGGCGCCGTGGAAGGGAATCGGTGTCAGCGAGGAGCGCGTCGCGGAATTCGAGGCGGTGTGGGGTCCCGATCACTGGCGGCGCGACGTCGACGGGTGGACCGTGCTCGGCCTGAACAGCGAACTGTTCGGGTCCGGACTCGACCGGGAGGCCGCGCAGTGGCGGTGGATCGAACGGTCCGTCGCCGACGTAAGCGGCCGGCCGGTGATCGTGTTCCTCCACAAGCCGATCTGGAGCGCGCTGGACGAGCCGGTCGGTCATGCCGTCGACATCGGCGAGTCCCGGACGCGACTGCTCGCTCTACTCGATCAGGTGTCCCTCGCGGCCGTGGGTAGCGGGCACCTGCACTGCTACCGCCAGACACTGCGAGGCGAGGCCGTCGAGGTCTGGGCGCCGGCCACCGGGTTCGTCGGGGACGTCGACGACACCGTGCCGGGGACGCTGCCACAACTCGGAATCGTCGAGTACCACTGCGAGGACGAGCGTGTCCGGGCGTACTACCGGTCCGTGCCGGGGCTCGACGACGTCACCGCCACGTCCGTGCCCGAGGTGACCGAGGCGATCGCTGCCCTCGACGCCGGCGCGGTGAGCTGA
- a CDS encoding catalase family peroxidase, giving the protein MGDDAERSALGRRSVLIGLAAVGAIAAVDVAGFLGAGRALTSDALTPSRFTDGFEDVYGRHDGFRRNHAKGIAATGYFTATGAGSAISTASVFRPGRVPVTGRFSLSGGLPHCADTSDTVRGLGLRFDLPKGEQWRTAMVDIPVFPDRTPDGFYERLLASKKDPATGKPDPDKMSAFLAHHPETAAAMDVIRRRPHAAGFEDSTFHGLNAFHCTDGTGAVVAVRWTLMPLQTIRRSEPAQAPNYLFDALADTIGSGPLHWRMLLTIGQPEDPTDDATTPWPESRDTLDVGTLTLDALQTEGPRTARDITFDPLVLPEGIAPSDDPLLSARSAVYTESFTRRSGEAKQPGAIDAAEVPDER; this is encoded by the coding sequence ATGGGTGACGACGCAGAACGATCGGCGCTCGGTCGCCGCAGCGTCCTGATCGGTCTCGCCGCGGTCGGCGCGATCGCCGCAGTGGATGTTGCCGGGTTCCTCGGCGCCGGCCGCGCGCTGACCTCCGACGCCCTCACACCCTCCCGCTTCACGGACGGTTTCGAGGACGTCTACGGCCGTCACGACGGGTTCCGGCGCAACCACGCGAAAGGAATCGCCGCCACCGGATACTTCACGGCGACCGGGGCAGGGTCGGCGATTTCCACGGCGAGCGTCTTCCGGCCCGGCCGGGTTCCCGTCACCGGCCGGTTCTCCCTGTCGGGCGGACTGCCACACTGCGCCGACACGAGCGACACCGTCCGCGGCCTCGGATTGCGCTTCGACCTGCCGAAGGGTGAACAGTGGCGCACCGCCATGGTCGACATCCCGGTGTTCCCCGACCGAACACCCGACGGCTTCTACGAACGACTGCTCGCCTCCAAGAAGGATCCGGCCACCGGCAAACCCGACCCGGACAAGATGAGCGCGTTCCTCGCCCACCACCCGGAGACCGCCGCGGCGATGGACGTCATTCGCCGACGCCCCCACGCCGCGGGGTTCGAGGACAGTACCTTCCACGGCCTCAACGCTTTCCACTGCACCGACGGCACCGGTGCAGTGGTCGCGGTGCGGTGGACGCTGATGCCCCTGCAGACCATCCGGCGCTCCGAACCCGCGCAGGCTCCGAACTATCTGTTCGACGCGCTCGCCGACACGATCGGGTCGGGCCCGCTGCACTGGCGGATGCTGCTCACGATCGGGCAGCCGGAAGACCCCACCGACGACGCCACCACGCCGTGGCCGGAGAGCCGGGACACCCTCGACGTCGGCACCCTGACCCTCGATGCACTCCAGACGGAAGGCCCGCGCACCGCCCGGGACATCACGTTCGACCCACTCGTCCTCCCCGAAGGCATTGCGCCATCCGATGATCCACTACTCAGCGCGCGGTCCGCGGTATACACCGAATCCTTCACCCGCCGATCCGGCGAAGCGAAACAGCCCGGTGCCATCGACGCGGCGGAGGTGCCCGATGAACGCTGA
- a CDS encoding FAD-dependent monooxygenase: MVHPEVLVVGAGPVGLTAAIELRRRGVACRIIDPLLEPPQYAKAVGIQPRTLEVFESMGVLRNILDASIEMLGQIVYVNGDEVARLELSLPADVPFEFLGLPQYETERILTEYLATFGTTIERGTRLTEFEQDDDGVVATVTGADGDETVRTQYLLGCDGAHSVVRKGLGLTFEGGAFTEQYMLGDVEVDWSVPRGWGIRSMHQTDGETDDLLVCIPLPGHRRYRMSMLVPDDLAGTGTPAGDKIAHGFEAGPKPELRHIQAVIDRLSPQPTRASNLRWSSVFRISHRIVDSYGRGRVFVAGDAAHIHPPTGAQGMNTGIQDAHNLAWKVALAVSGAAAPDLLDSYDAERRPVGEEVVGRTVRSAREGIGAGSSDPDHVIRREAQLLISYADSPIVADWEPTATLAPGGRAPDARGLTRAAVAFPIRLFTLLGGRNHTLLLYADNSVDARGLELLEAAATSVDVATGGRVDTYLVASPAAEVGETVLPLVRDRDGEFARAYGAEGTAAFVVRPDGYLGFRQNPVAMDGLTEYLKSTFR, from the coding sequence GTGGTGCATCCCGAGGTATTAGTGGTCGGAGCGGGCCCCGTCGGTCTGACGGCGGCGATCGAACTACGCAGGCGGGGTGTCGCGTGCCGAATCATCGATCCACTGCTCGAGCCGCCGCAGTACGCGAAGGCGGTGGGGATCCAGCCCCGCACCCTCGAGGTGTTCGAGAGCATGGGCGTGCTGCGGAACATTCTGGACGCGTCGATCGAGATGCTCGGTCAGATCGTGTACGTCAATGGTGACGAGGTGGCCCGTCTGGAATTGTCGCTCCCGGCCGACGTCCCGTTCGAGTTCCTGGGGCTGCCCCAGTACGAGACCGAACGCATCCTCACCGAGTACCTGGCCACGTTCGGCACCACGATCGAACGCGGAACGAGGCTGACTGAGTTCGAACAGGACGACGACGGCGTCGTCGCCACGGTCACCGGTGCCGACGGCGACGAAACCGTCCGAACCCAGTATCTTCTCGGCTGCGACGGCGCCCACAGCGTGGTCCGGAAGGGCCTCGGCCTGACGTTCGAGGGTGGTGCGTTCACCGAGCAGTACATGCTCGGCGACGTCGAGGTCGACTGGTCGGTGCCCCGCGGCTGGGGAATCCGGTCGATGCATCAGACGGACGGCGAGACCGACGATCTGCTCGTCTGCATTCCGCTGCCCGGGCACCGCCGGTACCGGATGTCGATGCTGGTTCCCGACGACCTCGCCGGGACCGGCACCCCGGCGGGCGACAAGATCGCGCACGGGTTCGAGGCGGGACCGAAACCCGAGCTCCGCCACATCCAGGCCGTGATCGACCGCCTGTCGCCCCAGCCGACGCGGGCGTCGAATCTTCGCTGGTCGTCCGTCTTCCGGATCAGCCACCGCATCGTCGATTCGTACGGGCGCGGTCGGGTCTTCGTCGCGGGCGACGCCGCGCACATCCATCCGCCGACCGGCGCGCAGGGAATGAACACCGGCATCCAGGACGCCCACAACCTGGCGTGGAAGGTCGCGCTCGCAGTCTCCGGCGCCGCGGCCCCAGATCTGCTGGACAGCTACGACGCCGAACGGCGGCCCGTCGGGGAGGAGGTGGTGGGACGCACCGTGCGGAGCGCCCGGGAGGGGATCGGCGCGGGATCTTCGGACCCCGATCACGTGATCCGACGCGAGGCTCAACTCCTCATCAGCTACGCGGACAGTCCGATCGTCGCCGATTGGGAGCCGACTGCGACACTCGCGCCCGGCGGCCGGGCACCGGACGCCCGCGGGCTGACCCGGGCGGCGGTGGCGTTCCCGATCCGGCTGTTCACGCTCCTCGGGGGACGGAACCACACGCTGCTGCTGTATGCCGACAACTCCGTCGATGCGCGCGGGCTGGAACTGCTCGAGGCCGCGGCGACGTCGGTGGACGTGGCCACCGGCGGACGCGTCGACACGTATCTCGTTGCTTCCCCCGCCGCCGAGGTCGGGGAAACGGTGCTTCCCCTCGTCCGGGACCGCGACGGCGAGTTCGCACGCGCATACGGCGCCGAGGGCACCGCCGCATTCGTCGTCCGCCCCGACGGCTATCTGGGGTTCCGTCAGAACCCGGTCGCCATGGACGGGCTCACGGAGTACCTGAAGTCGACCTTCCGCTGA